The nucleotide window TCGGGCTAGTGGATTCTGCTACGTCAATGACATAGTTTTGCTAATACAGAAGCTACGAAAAAAGGGATTTCAGAAGATGAGTTATGTCGATTTTGACCTACACCATGGTGATGGTGTAGAGAAGGCGTTTCAGTTTTCATCGAATATCCAAACTTTATCTTTACATTTATTTGAGCCGGGTTTCTTTCCGTGCACCGGATCATTAGAGGATTCAAAAAAGGGCAAGAACATTTTTAATATACCATTGCTACATGGGCTCAACGATGCGTTTTTGTTCTCCTTAGTCAATAGAATAATCAAACCTCTTATATCGAGCCATGAACCTGAAATTCTCCTTATCCAATGTGGAGGTGACGGCCTCATAGGCGACAGTTTCGAAGAATGGCAATTATCAATACGAGGATTGTCTGAGTGCATAATGAATCTCCTCACAGAGTTCAAGAAATGTTCCGTTATACTTCTAGGAGGCGGAGGCTATAATGTGACCGTCATGAGTAGGTTCTATACTTACCTGACATCGAAGATATTGACGAAATATAAAAACGATTACATGAAATCCATATCTCTTGAGTTCTCAGAAGATGCCTTAATACCAGAGCATGAATTTGTAGAGCAATACGCAGAGGAGCACTATAAATTTTGGTATTATGAATTAGAAGGAAGtctcaaaagaaagacCTTAAAGAATGATAACCGAATTGAGTACATAACAAAGTTGGAAAACTTGTACCGTATACGAATACCGTagtcaaaaacaaaaataaatgttGGCTCAGTTTATAAGATTAATTTCTTTCATGGCTGTTTTCCAACTCGAATCCCATCTGTTTCCTTGCTCTAAGAGTACCGTTTCATGCAGagatttatatatattcgCGTCCTTCATGGCAAACACTAAGGCTTCGTGCAATTCTCGCCTGTCGAGAAATTTCAGACCATTCTTCTCATGCACCAGTAGTTCTTCTAGCACCGGATAATTAGAGGCAATCACTGGCAAGCCGGACCCAAGCATATCtagaattttcatcggCAAATCTAACCCAGAACTTGAGGTATGCAAAGAAATACCATAGTCACATAATTGTAACAGTTTAGGGTAGTCCGTCGGGGACAGCCACAAAAAGTTGATGTTACATTTTTCCCACTTCTCTTGCCTAACCCTTTCGATgaatttttgtttcaagagACCTTTGCCCGTTATGAAGCACAAAATTTTGGGTAGACTCTTATCGAACTTTTTACATGAGTTCTCGtatattttcaaagctCCAATTAGGATGCCTATATCTTCATCTGGGGTGAATGAGGTGGAAGTGACGAAAACCTTATCTCCTTTACCAAGATCGAAATCTTTTGGCACGTAATCCTTTATGAACGATTCATTGTGAAGCGCATGCGAACGATCTACAGTCGTCGATAGTGGTCCAAACTGTGATGATGGGCGATCATAGAGCACAACGCATCTCTTTGATTTGAGGCCAAAATTCTTTACTAAATAATCTTTCATTGCCTTGGTGACAGTGAGATTGTATGTAGCAAACTTGCTGAAGAAATATTCGATCATATAGTAGATCAAGACAAAAGGATGGTAGAATGAACCGAACTTCAGTTGCAAGATTGAATAACCCAAATTGTGCCAATCAATGATCAGTTTACAGCCTGTAAATCTATAGAGCACTGCCAAGGGCATAATGGGTATACTAGGAGGGTTTTGCATCAAAAGATAGTCACTACCTCTAAGTTTCCAAAGCTGTTTGCTAATGGCGAGCATCTGAAACGTCACCTTATGAATCATAGCTGCTAAGGGCTGCTTTCCTCTTACATGATCACACACTGGGAGCTCATGGATCGTTATGTTCGGATCATCCTCAATGAACTTTGGTACAGCACCCTCCAGATATCCACAAAGTTCCACTTCCCAGCCATGCTTACTAAAGCTAGCTGCCTGATTACACATTCTAGGCGAGTGACCTAAATCACCTATAACATATACGATgattctcttttttgtaGATCTGTTGCCGTAAAACAGATATGGTATTACTGTGTATGCCAGCAATGGCAGAGCCATGTAGATACTTCCCAATGCAATCCACCACGAGTATTCCGTATCCATTAACATACTGAAACCTTAACCTAAATGGTAGCGGTGCCATGCGTATGACACGTCGCAATGAATCTGGCTTATCCGATGTAGATTTCACTTAAGAGTACCACTAACGTTGAAAATGACGGACGGATCTCCTTTTGAAggtcaaaaacaaaatcaagTAGTCAAAAGGACACTACAATAGATATTATCATACTATATAATTAAATAGCAACCGAGTTGGCCTGAGAAGTtcgaatttcaaaaacattcTATTGTTTGAATACTCTTTCTTTAAGTGTTAATTTACAATAATGTCGTCCAACCTCACGGAAGAACAAATTGCTGAGTTCAAGGAAGCCTTTGCCCTATTTGACAAGGACAATAATGGGTCGATTTCGTCCAGTGAATTAGCCACTGTAATGAGATCGCTAGGACTCTCACCTAGTGAAGCTGAGGTAGCTGATCTTAtgaatgaaattgatatagACGGAAATCATAAGATCGAGTTCAGCGAATTTTTGGCTCTCATGTCTCGTCAGCTAAAGTCCAACGATTCGGAGCAAGAGCTGCTTGAGGCcttcaaagtttttgaTAAGAATGGTGACGGCTTAATTTCTGCGGCAGAATTGAAGCATGTGCTGACTTCCATCGGTGAAAAGCTTACAGATgctgaagttgaagatatgCTAAGGGAAGTAAGTGATGGCTCTGGGGAGATTAATATACAACAATTTGCTGCTTTGCTTTCCAAATAAATTTATTAATCGGAATTAAAAGGCTACAGATAGTACTTTGTGTGTGCGTCTAGAAAGGGTATGGCAATAATAATTCCATAAAGTTTCCAATCTAAATAGATATGTAAGATGTTTAGCAACTAGTCCATTTTGGAGATTTATAATGAAAGCTCATAGTAAAAaaatagattatcatcttctttgacATAAGAGTTTGCGTGCTGTTTTTATTGCACGTTGAAACAGCTCTCCAGTCAAGCCATATAATTTTCCAGAGCTGGTGGATTCTGAATCGAAAAAAAGTATAGGTAGGGCTTCTATGCCGAAATTATCGTTTAGTTACTTAGCCACAATCAGTTGATTCGCGATGCATTTGGTTTACTGTGACTCCTTCAATATGGTCCAGTAGTGGGTCATCCTGCTGTTTCGGGGCTATAATGAGAAAATGCATCCACATTTTCGGATATAtcttttcgatttcttTAAGCCCTCATAAATGTTCGacgttttttcttcagtcGTTTCTTAGATGTCTCTAATCAACTGTGCCAGTTacatttttaatttcttATTTGATTCTCGACAGACTTCTTAAAGTTCCTCGACAAAAGTACAGAGAAGTTTTGACAAGATTTTCCTCGAAAGCAAGTGAGCCCATTTCTATGATATTGAAGTGCTTTGAAGTAGTAAAATATGCTACCTCACTTTCAGTTCATCTCTAAAGGTAAAACCCGGCTATCACAAAATGCCAATGCTATTATTTCAGCGTGAACTAACATATTTGAGGTCAGAGTCCGATTAgttgaacttttttttgccgCCCAGGTGGTTTTCTTACTGACATTGTGACAGAAAATTTTACGCTCCTTTTTAAAGGCTTGAACTGCACAAAATAAATCGTATACATTTTGTGTTGTTTTTCATGGCATACTACGTTATGATTATCTATGAAGTCTATCGTTTTCCAGAGGAACCGCACTTTTCAGgtatattgaaaaaggaTTATTATCTTCTTCTGGTTCTATTTTCTGCTGCGAACTACTCGCATTCAGTTTAAAGGTTGAGGACTTGGCAGGAACAGGGGGGGCTTTCTTCAATGAGTCTCTCTTTGGTGGTATCTTCGGAGGCGTCTTCACCTTACTTGGAGGTACCTCTGACCTTTCAATGCTTTTATTGTTCAAGAAGCCAGAACCcgtttttttcaatttgaattgaGCCAGTTCATTGGATATATCGCCAATTTGGCCATTGATTGCGGCAGATCTTTGGTCACTTTCTAGCTCCTCTGAGCTGCTCCGAAAGTTTGCTGTTGATAGTTTCTTTGGCTTCGGCTTCAATTTAGGTGGaggattctttttttgaggaTGCTCATTCGAATTAGTTTCATTAGAAGCAACTTGggaatttgaaagatctttcttcaaatttgttgaGTCCTGGAAGGATGCTTCTTCCGTATTTGCCATCGATAATCGACCCCTGCCATGAGGAGTGGAGGAagacaattttttattttcattagACTCGGTTTCTTTCAGAACAGGAGAGCCGGATATGTCAGGTCTCTTTGGCTTTGGTGGGGGTGGAAAAGACGACAAATCTCTGTTCGCTGAAGAAACCAAATTTGGCATGCTTCGAGCAGGAGCACTCGAGCTCACTGGGTTCTTGGAGAACTCACTGCTCATCGGCTCTGTACGTCTGTAAGGGGCGGGAGGAGGAAGGAAATTTGATACAGGCGTTTCTCCCGTTGCAGAAGATGACTCGACGCCACGGCTAGAGGTTTCACGTCCAGGTAATGCTGGGGGTCTTGGGCCTAAAGTTTCGTTGAGACATGGCGGAGCTTGTGGCCTTATTGCAGATTTTGATGGAGCAAGAGAAGGTGCACTACCAGGGCCCCTGTGTGGTTTAGGAGGAGGTGCATAGTTAACCTGAACATTGTAATCGAACTTACCCGTAATGCCTGTATTTGGGTTTTCAACTGTTTCTGCTTCTGACAATATGGAAGTTTCCTTTACTGTTTCCCCTACAACAGCGGGAGAAACATCTGAGGCTACTGGACCTAGGTCGTCATTAGATAGAGTTATTGGAATGTGTTGAACATCTGTTGAGGGCACATTCGCTACAGTATGAGCCGATTCTTGAGGTGTGGTAACAATGGAAGGCTGAGTGCTGGACAATGCCCtatttttggaagaagGGGACCTTATCGCCGAATCAACCCGAGATACATAAGCTTCCCTATCTTTACGAGTAGGAGGTGGGGGCAGGCTGCCCAAATCTACCTCTGGTATTGTCAGTCTTTCTGCTAGTTTCCTCTCTTCTGCTTGCTCTTTTTGGTAGGGCACAACATTTGGGACAGTTGGTCCTATATTTGCAGACGTATTGGTATCTATACTTAAAGAGGGCTTTGCTCTTTCTGCAAGCGGTGGACTCATGGCTCGTTCTCGATTGAAAGCAGGTGCCTGTTGGGAAGGACCCGTTGAAGAACCAGAAGTCGAATCGTAATTTTGAGCGCTGGGGGGACTAAAGTATGTCTGCGGACCTTGCGCGGCTCCTGGAGGCTGGGTATGCTGGGGGGCTTGACTCACTGGAGCAGCGGTGCGCTCTGGAAGTGGTACTGGAGCCGCGGTTGGCTGCTGGAAATGG belongs to Zygotorulaspora mrakii chromosome 1, complete sequence and includes:
- the HOS1 gene encoding histone deacetylase (similar to Saccharomyces cerevisiae HOS1 (YPR068C); ancestral locus Anc_3.362); this translates as MTKLVISASDFQSQVADLLPSNKGTKSQLTLSLIQCYSLLDGFDHVITKPACSKSDLLKFHSLKYVGIILDEKLNKNLPFDNDEEALSGLNDLRAAWNETHYDEPNKARYIFEKKSDLLSYFNEFSLIPTVKSCKSSFGDAFDKIRLDNNASESEDDLDTYNLEGDCPLFSYLPMYCQTVTGASLLLADYIGKSERTVAINWDGGRHHAFKGRASGFCYVNDIVLLIQKLRKKGFQKMSYVDFDLHHGDGVEKAFQFSSNIQTLSLHLFEPGFFPCTGSLEDSKKGKNIFNIPLLHGLNDAFLFSLVNRIIKPLISSHEPEILLIQCGGDGLIGDSFEEWQLSIRGLSECIMNLLTEFKKCSVILLGGGGYNVTVMSRFYTYLTSKILTKYKNDYMKSISLEFSEDALIPEHEFVEQYAEEHYKFWYYELEGSLKRKTLKNDNRIEYITKLENLYRIRIP
- the ALG1 gene encoding chitobiosyldiphosphodolichol beta-1,4 mannosyltransferase (similar to Saccharomyces cerevisiae ALG1 (YBR110W); ancestral locus Anc_3.361); protein product: MLMDTEYSWWIALGSIYMALPLLAYTVIPYLFYGNRSTKKRIIVYVIGDLGHSPRMCNQAASFSKHGWEVELCGYLEGAVPKFIEDDPNITIHELPVCDHVRGKQPLAAMIHKVTFQMLAISKQLWKLRGSDYLLMQNPPSIPIMPLAVLYRFTGCKLIIDWHNLGYSILQLKFGSFYHPFVLIYYMIEYFFSKFATYNLTVTKAMKDYLVKNFGLKSKRCVVLYDRPSSQFGPLSTTVDRSHALHNESFIKDYVPKDFDLGKGDKVFVTSTSFTPDEDIGILIGALKIYENSCKKFDKSLPKILCFITGKGLLKQKFIERVRQEKWEKCNINFLWLSPTDYPKLLQLCDYGISLHTSSSGLDLPMKILDMLGSGLPVIASNYPVLEELLVHEKNGLKFLDRRELHEALVFAMKDANIYKSLHETVLLEQGNRWDSSWKTAMKEINLIN
- the CMD1 gene encoding calmodulin (similar to Saccharomyces cerevisiae CMD1 (YBR109C); ancestral locus Anc_3.360); protein product: MSSNLTEEQIAEFKEAFALFDKDNNGSISSSELATVMRSLGLSPSEAEVADLMNEIDIDGNHKIEFSEFLALMSRQLKSNDSEQELLEAFKVFDKNGDGLISAAELKHVLTSIGEKLTDAEVEDMLREVSDGSGEINIQQFAALLSK
- the AIM3 gene encoding Aim3p (similar to Saccharomyces cerevisiae YBR108W; ancestral locus Anc_3.359); the protein is MSDFWEKNKGSITSGLKTAGKYGYQGTKYVAKTGYKAGKSASKNSSNRRRERERRKKNGDDEDEEEEDDENPNGNYSKQAHHSRHDGQAQSFGPQYQQWQPSQQPYQQTGQLAQPYAQAPQPYGQPPQPYGQPPQPYGQPPQPYGQTPPPQPYGQTPPPQPYGQPPPPQPYGQPQQSYGQSSQPYGQPPQQYGQTPPPQPYGQPPPPQPYVQPPPPQPYVQPPPPQPYGQPQQSYGQPQQPYGQPQQPYGQPQQVSQAYQNIPETRQGYQVPQQPQQAQATPPLQQEASHFQQPTAAPVPLPERTAAPVSQAPQHTQPPGAAQGPQTYFSPPSAQNYDSTSGSSTGPSQQAPAFNRERAMSPPLAERAKPSLSIDTNTSANIGPTVPNVVPYQKEQAEERKLAERLTIPEVDLGSLPPPPTRKDREAYVSRVDSAIRSPSSKNRALSSTQPSIVTTPQESAHTVANVPSTDVQHIPITLSNDDLGPVASDVSPAVVGETVKETSILSEAETVENPNTGITGKFDYNVQVNYAPPPKPHRGPGSAPSLAPSKSAIRPQAPPCLNETLGPRPPALPGRETSSRGVESSSATGETPVSNFLPPPAPYRRTEPMSSEFSKNPVSSSAPARSMPNLVSSANRDLSSFPPPPKPKRPDISGSPVLKETESNENKKLSSSTPHGRGRLSMANTEEASFQDSTNLKKDLSNSQVASNETNSNEHPQKKNPPPKLKPKPKKLSTANFRSSSEELESDQRSAAINGQIGDISNELAQFKLKKTGSGFLNNKSIERSEVPPSKVKTPPKIPPKRDSLKKAPPVPAKSSTFKLNASSSQQKIEPEEDNNPFSIYLKSAVPLENDRLHR